The following are encoded together in the Drosophila sechellia strain sech25 chromosome 3R, ASM438219v1, whole genome shotgun sequence genome:
- the LOC6607669 gene encoding nucleolysin TIAR isoform X1 has translation MDESQPKTLYVGNLDTSVSEDLLIALFSTMGPVKSCKIIREPGNDPYAFIEYSNYQAASTALTAMNKRLFLEKEIKVNWATSPGNQPKTDISSHHHIFVGDLSPEIETETLREAFAPFGEISNCRIVRDPHTMKSKGYAFVSFVKKAEAENAIQAMNGQWIGSRSIRTNWSTRKLPPPREASKGGGQGGGMGGGPGNGSGVKGSQRHTFEEVYNQSSPTNTTVYCGGFPPNVISDDLMHKHFVQFGPIQDVRVFKDKGFSFIKFVTKEAAAHAIEHTHNSEVHGNLVKCFWGKENGGDNSANNLNAAAAAAAASANVAAVAAANAAVAAGAGMPGQMMTQQQIAAATGAAIPGQMMTPQQIAAQYPYAYQQMGYWYPPAAYPTTQMQTQYMQQGYYPYAYPTSAQQAGGVPCIQFSAAGYRMVPPNVAWGVPGTVVPGVTAAAASAAAAANGSLAPQMMYSAAMPQYQTQ, from the exons ATGGACGAGTCGCAGCCGAAGACCCTGTACGTGGGCAACCTGGACACCTCAGTGTCCGAGGACCTGCTAATTGCCCTCTTCAGCACTATGGGCCCCGTCAAAAGCTGCAAAATCATTCGGGAACCGGGCAACGATCCATATGCCTTCATCGAATATTCCAACTACCAGGCAGCCTCAACAGCCCTGACCGCCATGAATAAACGCCTATTCCTCGAAAAGGAAATCAAG GTCAACTGGGCCACCAGTCCCGGCAATCAGCCGAAGACAGACATCAGTTCGCACCACCACATATTCGTGGGCGACCTCAGTCCCGAGATTGAGACAGAGACACTGCGCGAGGCTTTCGCCCCATTCGGCGAGATCTCCAACTGCCGCATTGTGCGCGACCCTCACACCATGAAGTCAAAGGGTTACGCCTTCGTGTCGTTTGTGAAAAAGGCGGAGGCAGAGAACGCCATCCAGGCAATGAACGGCCAGTGGATTGGCTCGCGGTCGATACGCACCAACTGGTCCACGCGCAAGCTGCCACCGCCTCGCGAGGCCTCCAAGGGCGGAGGCCAGGGAGGCGGAATGGGTGGCGGACCGGGCAATGGGTCCGGTGTAAAGGGAAGTCAACGACACACCTTCGAGGAAGTGTACAACCAGTCGAGCCCCACCAACACCACCGTATACTGTGGCGGATTCCCGCCGAACGTCATCAGTGACGACCTGATGCACAAGCACTTCGTCCAGTTTGGTCCCATCCAGGACGTGCGGGTCTTCAAGGACAAGGGCTTCTCGTTCATAAAATTTGTTACCAAGGAGGCAGCAGCCCACGCCATCGAGCACACGCACAACAGCGAGGTACATGGAAACCTGGTCAAGTGCTTCTGGGGCAAAGAGAACGGAGGCGATAACTCGGCCAATAACCTCAATGCCGCAGCTGCCGCGGCAGCAGCCTCAGCCAATGTTGCCGCTGTTGCGGCAGCCAATGCTGCGGTTGCCGCTGGAGCAGGTATGCCCGGTCAGATGATGACGCAACAACAGATCGCCGCCGCAACAGGAGCGGCGATACCCGGCCAAATGATGACACCCCAGCAGATTGCAGCGCAGTATCCATACGCGTACCAGCAGATGGGCTACTGGTATCCCCCTGCG GCTTATCCCACAACCCAGATGCAGACGCAATACATGCAGCAGGGCTACTATCCCTACGCCTACCCTACCAGTGCTCAGCAAGCGGGAGGAGTCC CTTGCATACAATTTTCAGCGGCTGGATACCGCATGGTGCCGCCGAATGTAGCATGGGGCGTGCCTGGAACTGTGGTGCCCGGTGTGACGGCTGCCGCAGCATCCGCGGCCGCTGCAGCGAACGGATCACTTGCCCCCCAAATGATGTACAGTGCTGCGATGCCACAATACCAGACCCAATGA
- the LOC6607669 gene encoding nucleolysin TIAR isoform X2: MDESQPKTLYVGNLDTSVSEDLLIALFSTMGPVKSCKIIREPGNDPYAFIEYSNYQAASTALTAMNKRLFLEKEIKVNWATSPGNQPKTDISSHHHIFVGDLSPEIETETLREAFAPFGEISNCRIVRDPHTMKSKGYAFVSFVKKAEAENAIQAMNGQWIGSRSIRTNWSTRKLPPPREASKGGGQGGGMGGGPGNGSGVKGSQRHTFEEVYNQSSPTNTTVYCGGFPPNVISDDLMHKHFVQFGPIQDVRVFKDKGFSFIKFVTKEAAAHAIEHTHNSEVHGNLVKCFWGKENGGDNSANNLNAAAAAAAASANVAAVAAANAAVAAGAGMPGQMMTQQQIAAATGAAIPGQMMTPQQIAAQYPYAYQQMGYWYPPAAYPTTQMQTQYMQQGYYPYAYPTSAQQAGGVPAGYRMVPPNVAWGVPGTVVPGVTAAAASAAAAANGSLAPQMMYSAAMPQYQTQ; this comes from the exons ATGGACGAGTCGCAGCCGAAGACCCTGTACGTGGGCAACCTGGACACCTCAGTGTCCGAGGACCTGCTAATTGCCCTCTTCAGCACTATGGGCCCCGTCAAAAGCTGCAAAATCATTCGGGAACCGGGCAACGATCCATATGCCTTCATCGAATATTCCAACTACCAGGCAGCCTCAACAGCCCTGACCGCCATGAATAAACGCCTATTCCTCGAAAAGGAAATCAAG GTCAACTGGGCCACCAGTCCCGGCAATCAGCCGAAGACAGACATCAGTTCGCACCACCACATATTCGTGGGCGACCTCAGTCCCGAGATTGAGACAGAGACACTGCGCGAGGCTTTCGCCCCATTCGGCGAGATCTCCAACTGCCGCATTGTGCGCGACCCTCACACCATGAAGTCAAAGGGTTACGCCTTCGTGTCGTTTGTGAAAAAGGCGGAGGCAGAGAACGCCATCCAGGCAATGAACGGCCAGTGGATTGGCTCGCGGTCGATACGCACCAACTGGTCCACGCGCAAGCTGCCACCGCCTCGCGAGGCCTCCAAGGGCGGAGGCCAGGGAGGCGGAATGGGTGGCGGACCGGGCAATGGGTCCGGTGTAAAGGGAAGTCAACGACACACCTTCGAGGAAGTGTACAACCAGTCGAGCCCCACCAACACCACCGTATACTGTGGCGGATTCCCGCCGAACGTCATCAGTGACGACCTGATGCACAAGCACTTCGTCCAGTTTGGTCCCATCCAGGACGTGCGGGTCTTCAAGGACAAGGGCTTCTCGTTCATAAAATTTGTTACCAAGGAGGCAGCAGCCCACGCCATCGAGCACACGCACAACAGCGAGGTACATGGAAACCTGGTCAAGTGCTTCTGGGGCAAAGAGAACGGAGGCGATAACTCGGCCAATAACCTCAATGCCGCAGCTGCCGCGGCAGCAGCCTCAGCCAATGTTGCCGCTGTTGCGGCAGCCAATGCTGCGGTTGCCGCTGGAGCAGGTATGCCCGGTCAGATGATGACGCAACAACAGATCGCCGCCGCAACAGGAGCGGCGATACCCGGCCAAATGATGACACCCCAGCAGATTGCAGCGCAGTATCCATACGCGTACCAGCAGATGGGCTACTGGTATCCCCCTGCG GCTTATCCCACAACCCAGATGCAGACGCAATACATGCAGCAGGGCTACTATCCCTACGCCTACCCTACCAGTGCTCAGCAAGCGGGAGGAGTCC CGGCTGGATACCGCATGGTGCCGCCGAATGTAGCATGGGGCGTGCCTGGAACTGTGGTGCCCGGTGTGACGGCTGCCGCAGCATCCGCGGCCGCTGCAGCGAACGGATCACTTGCCCCCCAAATGATGTACAGTGCTGCGATGCCACAATACCAGACCCAATGA
- the LOC6607668 gene encoding spastin isoform X2 — protein sequence MVRTKNQSSSSSASSSSTKSPIKSSSGAGSSGGGVGGRQSTHRSSSASNVAAVVAGGSSAAGGGSSSNRRSPGSSPDGDDDTTTTDDLTPTTCSPRSGHHHSYGGYSSSVHKQNLYVVSFPIIFLFNVLRSLIYQLFCIFRYLYGASTKVIYRPHRRDCNIEIVVQNSSKEQQQSLNHPSELNREGDGQEQQLSNQPQRFRPIQPLEMAANRPGGGYSPGPGDPLLAKQKHHHRRAFEYISKALKIDEENEGHKELAIELYRKGIKELEDGIAVDCWSGRGDVWDRAQRLHDKMQTNLSMARDRLHFLASGRKLTIGSKRPVNLAVANKSQTLPRNLGSKTSVGAVQRQPAKTAATPPAVRRQFSSGRNTPPQRSRTPINNNGPSGSGASTPVVSVKGVEQKLVQLILDEIVEGGAKVEWTDIAGQDVAKQALQEMVILPSVRPELFTGLRAPAKGLLLFGPPGNGKTLLARAVATECSATFLNISAASLTSKYVGDGEKLVRALFAVARHMQPSIIFIDEVDSLLSERSSSEHEASRRLKTEFLVEFDGLPGNPDGDRIVVLAATNRPQELDEAALRRFTKRVYVSLPDEQTRELLLNRLLQKQGSPLDTEALRRLAKITDGYSGSDLTALAKDAALEPIRELNVEQVKCLDISAMRAITEQDFHSSLKRIRRSVAPQSLNSYEKWSQDYGDITI from the exons ATGGTACGCACTAAAAACCAGTCGTCCTCCTccagcgccagcagcagcagcaccaagtCACCAATAAAGTCCAGCAGCGGGGCAGGATCATCCGGCGGAGGAGTCGGTGGTCGCCAGTCTACGCACCGCTCGTCGAGCGCCTCAAACGTTGCTGCCGTTGTTGCCGGTGGTTCATCTGCCGCCGGTGGAGGCTCCTCATCGAATCGCCGTAGTCCGGGCAGCTCACCCGACGGCGACGAcgacaccaccaccacagATGACCTGACCCCCACAACGTGCTCACCACGCAGCGGCCACCACCATTCGTACGGCGGCTACTCGTCCTCCGTTCACAAACAGAACCTATACGTCGTCTCGTTCCCCATAATCTTTCTTTTCAACGTTCTGCGCTCGCTGATATATCAgctgttttgtatttttcgcTACCTATACGGTGCGAGCACAAAGGTGATTTACCGCCCGCACCGACGCGACTGTAATATTGAAATCGTGGTGCAGAACTCTTCCAAGGAGCAACAGCAGTCGTTGAACCATCCTTCGGAGCTGAACCGTGAAGGCGACGGACAGGAGCAGCAGTTATCCAATCAGCCCCAGCGTTTCAGGCCCATTCAACCCTTGGAGATGGCCGCCAATCGACCGGGTGGAGGGTATTCACCTGGTCCCGGCGATCCCTTGCTGGCCAAGCAAAAGCATCACCATCGACGCGCCTTCGAGTACATCTCCAAGGCGCTAAAAATTGATGAGGAGAACGAAG GTCATAAAGAGCTGGCAATTGAGCTCTACCGAAAGGGTATAAAGGAGCTGGAGGATGGCATAGCTGTCGATTGCTGGAGTGGACGTGGTGATGTGTGGGATCGAGCTCAGCGCCTGCACGACAAGATGCAGACAAACCTTTCGATGGCGCGGGATCGTCTCCATTTTCTAG CATCTGGCCGCAAATTGACAATTGGATCCAAACGACCCGTCAACTTGGCCGTGGCCAACAAATCACAAACGCTGCCTCGCAACCTTGGCTCCAAAACATCTGTGGGCGCAGTCCAAAGGCAACCAGCCAAGACAGCTGCAACGCCTCCCGCCGTTCGTCGCCAATTT TCCTCGGGGCGTAATACGCCGCCACAGCGTTCCCGGACTCCCATAAACAACAACGGACCCAGTGGCAGTGGCGCCAGCACTCCGGTGGTTAGTGTGAAGGGAGTGGAACAGAAGCTGGTGCAACTTATACTCGACGAGATCGTCGAGGGTGGGGCCAAAGTGGAGTGGACTGACATTGCCGGTCAGGATGTGGCCAAGCAGGCTCTACAGGAAATGGTCATTCTACCCTCCGTCCGACCGGAACTCTTTACGG GACTTCGTGCACCGGCCAAGGGTTTATTGCTGTTTGGTCCTCCCGGAAATGGCAAGACACTGCTGGCCCGCGCCGTGGCTACTGAATGTAGTGCCACCTTCCTGAACATTTCGGCTGCCTCGCTGACCAGCAAGTACGTGGGGGATGGCGAGAAACTGGTGAGGGCTCTCTTCGCCGTAGCCCGTCACATGCAGCCCTCCATTATTTTCATCGACGAGGTGGACTCGTTGCTTTCAGAGCGAAGCAGCAGCGAGCATGAAGCATCGCGTCGCCTGAAGACCGAGTTTCTGGTGGAGTTCGATGGGCTGCCTGGAAATCCAGACGGAGATAGGATCGTGGTGCTGGCCGCCACCAATCGGCCGCAGGAACTGGACGAGGCAGCCCTCCGTCGGTTCACAAAGCGCGTTTACGTCTCACTGCCCGACGAGCAGACTCGCGAGCTGCTCCTAAATCGACTGCTGCAGAAGCAAGGCAGTCCGTTGGATACCGAGGCGTTGCGTCGCCTGGCAAAGATAACAGATGGATACTCGGGCTCCGACTTAACGGCACTGGCCAAGGACGCCGCATTGGAGCCCATTCGAGAGTTGAATGTGGAGCAAGTGAAGTGTCTGGACATCAGTGCAATGCGTGCGATCACAGAGCAGGACTTTCACAGTTCGCTCAAACGCATCAGGCGCTCGGTAGCGCCGCAGAGCCTCAACTCGTACGAGAAGTGGTCGCAAGATTATGGCGACATCACCATCTAG
- the LOC6607668 gene encoding spastin isoform X3, with protein sequence MLYKRHKELAIELYRKGIKELEDGIAVDCWSGRGDVWDRAQRLHDKMQTNLSMARDRLHFLALREQDLQMQRLSLKEKQKEEARSKPQKTREPMLAGMTNEPMKLRVRSSGYGPKATTSAQPTASGRKLTIGSKRPVNLAVANKSQTLPRNLGSKTSVGAVQRQPAKTAATPPAVRRQFSSGRNTPPQRSRTPINNNGPSGSGASTPVVSVKGVEQKLVQLILDEIVEGGAKVEWTDIAGQDVAKQALQEMVILPSVRPELFTGLRAPAKGLLLFGPPGNGKTLLARAVATECSATFLNISAASLTSKYVGDGEKLVRALFAVARHMQPSIIFIDEVDSLLSERSSSEHEASRRLKTEFLVEFDGLPGNPDGDRIVVLAATNRPQELDEAALRRFTKRVYVSLPDEQTRELLLNRLLQKQGSPLDTEALRRLAKITDGYSGSDLTALAKDAALEPIRELNVEQVKCLDISAMRAITEQDFHSSLKRIRRSVAPQSLNSYEKWSQDYGDITI encoded by the exons ATGCTATATAAGC GTCATAAAGAGCTGGCAATTGAGCTCTACCGAAAGGGTATAAAGGAGCTGGAGGATGGCATAGCTGTCGATTGCTGGAGTGGACGTGGTGATGTGTGGGATCGAGCTCAGCGCCTGCACGACAAGATGCAGACAAACCTTTCGATGGCGCGGGATCGTCTCCATTTTCTAG CTCTGCGTGAGCAGGATTTGCAAATGCAGCGCCTCTCCTTAAAGGAGAAGCAGAAAGAAGAGGCGCGAAGCAAGCCGCAGAAGACCAGGGAGCCCATGCTGGCGGGAATGACCAACGAACCCATGAAGCTAAGGGTGCGCAGCAGTGGCTATGGGCCCAAGGCCACCACCAGTGCCCAACCCACTG CATCTGGCCGCAAATTGACAATTGGATCCAAACGACCCGTCAACTTGGCCGTGGCCAACAAATCACAAACGCTGCCTCGCAACCTTGGCTCCAAAACATCTGTGGGCGCAGTCCAAAGGCAACCAGCCAAGACAGCTGCAACGCCTCCCGCCGTTCGTCGCCAATTT TCCTCGGGGCGTAATACGCCGCCACAGCGTTCCCGGACTCCCATAAACAACAACGGACCCAGTGGCAGTGGCGCCAGCACTCCGGTGGTTAGTGTGAAGGGAGTGGAACAGAAGCTGGTGCAACTTATACTCGACGAGATCGTCGAGGGTGGGGCCAAAGTGGAGTGGACTGACATTGCCGGTCAGGATGTGGCCAAGCAGGCTCTACAGGAAATGGTCATTCTACCCTCCGTCCGACCGGAACTCTTTACGG GACTTCGTGCACCGGCCAAGGGTTTATTGCTGTTTGGTCCTCCCGGAAATGGCAAGACACTGCTGGCCCGCGCCGTGGCTACTGAATGTAGTGCCACCTTCCTGAACATTTCGGCTGCCTCGCTGACCAGCAAGTACGTGGGGGATGGCGAGAAACTGGTGAGGGCTCTCTTCGCCGTAGCCCGTCACATGCAGCCCTCCATTATTTTCATCGACGAGGTGGACTCGTTGCTTTCAGAGCGAAGCAGCAGCGAGCATGAAGCATCGCGTCGCCTGAAGACCGAGTTTCTGGTGGAGTTCGATGGGCTGCCTGGAAATCCAGACGGAGATAGGATCGTGGTGCTGGCCGCCACCAATCGGCCGCAGGAACTGGACGAGGCAGCCCTCCGTCGGTTCACAAAGCGCGTTTACGTCTCACTGCCCGACGAGCAGACTCGCGAGCTGCTCCTAAATCGACTGCTGCAGAAGCAAGGCAGTCCGTTGGATACCGAGGCGTTGCGTCGCCTGGCAAAGATAACAGATGGATACTCGGGCTCCGACTTAACGGCACTGGCCAAGGACGCCGCATTGGAGCCCATTCGAGAGTTGAATGTGGAGCAAGTGAAGTGTCTGGACATCAGTGCAATGCGTGCGATCACAGAGCAGGACTTTCACAGTTCGCTCAAACGCATCAGGCGCTCGGTAGCGCCGCAGAGCCTCAACTCGTACGAGAAGTGGTCGCAAGATTATGGCGACATCACCATCTAG
- the LOC6607668 gene encoding spastin isoform X1, translating to MVRTKNQSSSSSASSSSTKSPIKSSSGAGSSGGGVGGRQSTHRSSSASNVAAVVAGGSSAAGGGSSSNRRSPGSSPDGDDDTTTTDDLTPTTCSPRSGHHHSYGGYSSSVHKQNLYVVSFPIIFLFNVLRSLIYQLFCIFRYLYGASTKVIYRPHRRDCNIEIVVQNSSKEQQQSLNHPSELNREGDGQEQQLSNQPQRFRPIQPLEMAANRPGGGYSPGPGDPLLAKQKHHHRRAFEYISKALKIDEENEGHKELAIELYRKGIKELEDGIAVDCWSGRGDVWDRAQRLHDKMQTNLSMARDRLHFLALREQDLQMQRLSLKEKQKEEARSKPQKTREPMLAGMTNEPMKLRVRSSGYGPKATTSAQPTASGRKLTIGSKRPVNLAVANKSQTLPRNLGSKTSVGAVQRQPAKTAATPPAVRRQFSSGRNTPPQRSRTPINNNGPSGSGASTPVVSVKGVEQKLVQLILDEIVEGGAKVEWTDIAGQDVAKQALQEMVILPSVRPELFTGLRAPAKGLLLFGPPGNGKTLLARAVATECSATFLNISAASLTSKYVGDGEKLVRALFAVARHMQPSIIFIDEVDSLLSERSSSEHEASRRLKTEFLVEFDGLPGNPDGDRIVVLAATNRPQELDEAALRRFTKRVYVSLPDEQTRELLLNRLLQKQGSPLDTEALRRLAKITDGYSGSDLTALAKDAALEPIRELNVEQVKCLDISAMRAITEQDFHSSLKRIRRSVAPQSLNSYEKWSQDYGDITI from the exons ATGGTACGCACTAAAAACCAGTCGTCCTCCTccagcgccagcagcagcagcaccaagtCACCAATAAAGTCCAGCAGCGGGGCAGGATCATCCGGCGGAGGAGTCGGTGGTCGCCAGTCTACGCACCGCTCGTCGAGCGCCTCAAACGTTGCTGCCGTTGTTGCCGGTGGTTCATCTGCCGCCGGTGGAGGCTCCTCATCGAATCGCCGTAGTCCGGGCAGCTCACCCGACGGCGACGAcgacaccaccaccacagATGACCTGACCCCCACAACGTGCTCACCACGCAGCGGCCACCACCATTCGTACGGCGGCTACTCGTCCTCCGTTCACAAACAGAACCTATACGTCGTCTCGTTCCCCATAATCTTTCTTTTCAACGTTCTGCGCTCGCTGATATATCAgctgttttgtatttttcgcTACCTATACGGTGCGAGCACAAAGGTGATTTACCGCCCGCACCGACGCGACTGTAATATTGAAATCGTGGTGCAGAACTCTTCCAAGGAGCAACAGCAGTCGTTGAACCATCCTTCGGAGCTGAACCGTGAAGGCGACGGACAGGAGCAGCAGTTATCCAATCAGCCCCAGCGTTTCAGGCCCATTCAACCCTTGGAGATGGCCGCCAATCGACCGGGTGGAGGGTATTCACCTGGTCCCGGCGATCCCTTGCTGGCCAAGCAAAAGCATCACCATCGACGCGCCTTCGAGTACATCTCCAAGGCGCTAAAAATTGATGAGGAGAACGAAG GTCATAAAGAGCTGGCAATTGAGCTCTACCGAAAGGGTATAAAGGAGCTGGAGGATGGCATAGCTGTCGATTGCTGGAGTGGACGTGGTGATGTGTGGGATCGAGCTCAGCGCCTGCACGACAAGATGCAGACAAACCTTTCGATGGCGCGGGATCGTCTCCATTTTCTAG CTCTGCGTGAGCAGGATTTGCAAATGCAGCGCCTCTCCTTAAAGGAGAAGCAGAAAGAAGAGGCGCGAAGCAAGCCGCAGAAGACCAGGGAGCCCATGCTGGCGGGAATGACCAACGAACCCATGAAGCTAAGGGTGCGCAGCAGTGGCTATGGGCCCAAGGCCACCACCAGTGCCCAACCCACTG CATCTGGCCGCAAATTGACAATTGGATCCAAACGACCCGTCAACTTGGCCGTGGCCAACAAATCACAAACGCTGCCTCGCAACCTTGGCTCCAAAACATCTGTGGGCGCAGTCCAAAGGCAACCAGCCAAGACAGCTGCAACGCCTCCCGCCGTTCGTCGCCAATTT TCCTCGGGGCGTAATACGCCGCCACAGCGTTCCCGGACTCCCATAAACAACAACGGACCCAGTGGCAGTGGCGCCAGCACTCCGGTGGTTAGTGTGAAGGGAGTGGAACAGAAGCTGGTGCAACTTATACTCGACGAGATCGTCGAGGGTGGGGCCAAAGTGGAGTGGACTGACATTGCCGGTCAGGATGTGGCCAAGCAGGCTCTACAGGAAATGGTCATTCTACCCTCCGTCCGACCGGAACTCTTTACGG GACTTCGTGCACCGGCCAAGGGTTTATTGCTGTTTGGTCCTCCCGGAAATGGCAAGACACTGCTGGCCCGCGCCGTGGCTACTGAATGTAGTGCCACCTTCCTGAACATTTCGGCTGCCTCGCTGACCAGCAAGTACGTGGGGGATGGCGAGAAACTGGTGAGGGCTCTCTTCGCCGTAGCCCGTCACATGCAGCCCTCCATTATTTTCATCGACGAGGTGGACTCGTTGCTTTCAGAGCGAAGCAGCAGCGAGCATGAAGCATCGCGTCGCCTGAAGACCGAGTTTCTGGTGGAGTTCGATGGGCTGCCTGGAAATCCAGACGGAGATAGGATCGTGGTGCTGGCCGCCACCAATCGGCCGCAGGAACTGGACGAGGCAGCCCTCCGTCGGTTCACAAAGCGCGTTTACGTCTCACTGCCCGACGAGCAGACTCGCGAGCTGCTCCTAAATCGACTGCTGCAGAAGCAAGGCAGTCCGTTGGATACCGAGGCGTTGCGTCGCCTGGCAAAGATAACAGATGGATACTCGGGCTCCGACTTAACGGCACTGGCCAAGGACGCCGCATTGGAGCCCATTCGAGAGTTGAATGTGGAGCAAGTGAAGTGTCTGGACATCAGTGCAATGCGTGCGATCACAGAGCAGGACTTTCACAGTTCGCTCAAACGCATCAGGCGCTCGGTAGCGCCGCAGAGCCTCAACTCGTACGAGAAGTGGTCGCAAGATTATGGCGACATCACCATCTAG